Proteins from a genomic interval of Paenibacillus sp. FSL R5-0623:
- a CDS encoding HEAT repeat domain-containing protein, which produces MFPSLALAYLFLYICIALVVVGVIVLFAMKMSHNGKRRKTAFYELKQRDYFTYLQTALTENSPLKLPPGKLAPLERRVIQDRLIEWIDQFKGEYRDKLIALCREAGFVEHDLKELGRLRYGRQIDAAYRLGGMRCPEAVPGLMELLKDEKPGPMAIMIGRSISRCTTRQGELKDMLALLLTKGKSIHHLAADILLETSLDTSRILIELLEDRNPDFVKVGLVAMWGQAVPEVMPALDRLVGAEHQDVRAEAVKLYLSASPALRDETILKLIQDPDPEVRAEVVQALGSKHASGSIPLLRKALRDEDWRVRYNSAESLSKLGEPGFEALCQAAVQGTVAEREIAMQQIESTMQHTRTDDRAVEQMIAHNKKRLLYDRYFGPVRENRTSKKRTGVATVGGDYTA; this is translated from the coding sequence ATGTTTCCAAGTTTGGCTTTGGCCTATCTGTTTTTGTACATCTGTATCGCACTTGTTGTTGTAGGCGTCATCGTATTGTTTGCCATGAAAATGTCCCACAATGGCAAACGACGCAAGACGGCGTTTTATGAATTGAAGCAGCGTGACTACTTCACTTATCTGCAAACAGCCTTGACCGAGAATAGTCCGCTCAAATTGCCACCAGGCAAACTGGCTCCACTGGAACGCAGAGTCATTCAGGACAGACTGATTGAATGGATCGACCAGTTCAAGGGTGAGTATCGCGACAAATTAATTGCACTGTGCCGTGAAGCAGGATTCGTAGAGCATGATCTGAAGGAACTGGGCCGTCTGCGTTATGGTCGCCAGATTGATGCAGCTTATCGCTTGGGTGGCATGCGTTGTCCCGAAGCTGTTCCGGGTTTGATGGAATTGCTGAAGGATGAGAAACCAGGCCCGATGGCCATTATGATTGGTCGGTCCATCTCGAGATGTACGACTCGGCAAGGTGAACTGAAAGACATGCTCGCATTGCTGTTAACCAAAGGTAAGTCCATTCACCATCTGGCAGCAGATATTCTGCTTGAGACGAGTCTGGATACGAGTAGAATTCTAATCGAATTGCTGGAAGACCGGAATCCTGATTTTGTCAAAGTCGGACTGGTTGCCATGTGGGGACAAGCTGTACCTGAAGTGATGCCTGCACTCGACAGACTGGTAGGCGCAGAACATCAGGATGTACGTGCCGAAGCGGTGAAGCTGTATCTTAGCGCAAGTCCGGCGCTCCGGGATGAGACCATTCTGAAGCTGATCCAGGACCCCGATCCGGAAGTTCGCGCCGAAGTGGTACAAGCGCTCGGTTCGAAGCATGCGTCTGGCAGCATTCCATTGCTGCGCAAAGCACTGCGGGATGAAGACTGGAGAGTTCGATATAACAGTGCGGAGAGTCTGAGCAAGCTCGGTGAACCGGGATTCGAAGCGCTGTGTCAGGCTGCAGTGCAAGGTACAGTTGCTGAGCGCGAGATTGCGATGCAGCAGATTGAGAGCACCATGCAGCACACGAGAACCGATGACAGAGCTGTAGAGCAGATGATTGCTCATAACAAAAAAAGACTGCTGTACGATCGCTATTTTGGCCCTGTCCGAGAGAACAGAACCAGCAAGAAACGCACAGGTGTCGCTACGGTAGGAGGGGATTACACTGCTTAG